CtgcatatcatggaaaacttgTTGGCCCCTCAGTTCTATCACTGACTGCCAAGGTCCAAACTGCCTATGAAAGCAAAAAGACCTGCAGGATAAGTAGTTTGTTTTGAGCCCCATGCATACAATCTCATTGTTCTAATAAGAACCTTCTACACTGATCAACAAGCCACAGTAATGGCACAGACAGTTCAAAGAGCCAAGACCATAATGACTTCAGCTCATAATGAAGACAGAAAAGGTTATACCAACAGAAAAGATCACTAACAGCATTGGTGGTGAACATGAAGTGCTGAACAGCTTCTGTCCACTTGGATCAATTACTACCAACATAGGATCCAGCAGTCAAGAACTAAGACGAAGGTTGGTACTCAGCAGGACAAGGATGACCATACTGGTTTTAAACCAATCATCCAAACAGTGGCACTGCCTCTGTATCGGACTCCTGTCTTCACTTCTGTTCTGGAGATCCTGGATAACAAAACACATCAGTCACACTTTACACCAGAAGGACAAGCAGATCTGACGCACTGTTCCAAAACAGTCTCGTGTGTGGTCTTATACAGAAAGCCCTGCTAGTAGTGCTATTTCTCTGTATACCTGAATAAAGGCATGCGGCAAGATGAAAGGAAAGCTGGCTGTTAGAGGAAAATGAGCAGATGTGAAAATTTACCTACATGTAAGAAGGAGTCTTGATCtccacctcagagactcatgCTGGGTCACTGGTAATGAGGTGAAGCAGATGTCTGTGCTGAAGTCTGATCAGTGGAGCAGTTCTAGCTTTGTGTACAGCGTAGTGGTTTGCCTTGCATTAAGACCACCCACCAGTGCGAGACACATGCTTCCTGACTGGCCCCTTTAGAGGATGTGATTTTTCtctatattcatttttttttatcaatttcCTGTGACTAACACGCTCAAAAAATAAGCAGCCACAAAGCGGAGTTTGAGCACCGCCACCACCTTTGGTTCCCTAAGAGAAGCGTGAAGAACCGTTTAAGGGTTTAAGGAGCCTTCACGCGTTGTAAACGTCATATGCCCGTTGAAAAGTTCTTCTTAgaaactttacattatgtaaattTAAAGGTACTTCAgggcaccaaaaaggtttcgtGCAGGCATGGCGGTTATATTACGGCATCATGCGTTCAAAAATATTTGAGCCCTTTGCTTTTGAGTGTAGCATATCCAATAAAGCAAACAAGAGCGCAGAAGATGATCAATGCCCAGCCCATCAAATGAGATGATGATGTTTCAAATCAGGTAAACTGATACACTATTCAGGAATCCAGCCTTCCAGGTCTACAGTTATACACCAGTGCTTTACATTGTACAAATAAACGGTGCTTGAAAGGATTCTGTGACCACCTAATGATACTGCCTAGAAAGTCAATGCCATCAGTGAAATGTTTCGCTCAGGCTGAGTGTGATTGAATGTTTGATCTCTTAAAACAGGCCATGAACTAAGTATAATCCGGTCAGTGAGATCAGTCGGTCAGTGTGCAGTGACCTGATGTGGTCTGAGCTGCAGGGCCTCATTGTGGGTTTCCTGTTTCTGAGTGTTTGAACTGTTGCTGTTGAGCTCTCAGACACGTCTTCATCAGATCTTACACTCAGCAACTGTCACCGTCTAAACTGAGCATCTGGGTTTGAGACTGTGACCGGATGCATGAGCCAGAAATCAGACCTGTTTATCACTATTAGACTCATCTTTATATGATGACGTATAAAGATACGATCACAAATGACAGAGTTCAgtctatatatttaaatatgtttagacTTGGTCCAAGAAACCTGCCTGACAAAGACCTGCCAATAGTAAAAAAGCCTTCATTTGCCTGATGTGTGTGGTGGAAAGGGGCGGGAGAATGTCAGTGTGTATCTGTCACgtgtgagtatgtatgtgtcTCGATGTGCTGTAGCTTGCGCCTGCACTGAAAGGAGCCTCTGCTTGTGGCCGTCGTTAACCACAGATGGTTCCATGACTGTGAGTCTGTTTGTGGTGCAGTGAAAGTGGCAATTAAACTCTTTTAGCCTTTTTCAGTTTCTTCATGAACCTgaactttaactttagactgaACCTGGAAGCTTGTGTTAAACTTGTCAGGCAGTTTCTCCACTTGAACCAGGCCTGAAAGTTGTCTACACTAAGCAGATCAGATGTGAGATCAGTCAGTAAAGACACTCTGATGTGTCCTGAGCTGCAGGGTCTCATTGTGGGTTTCCTGTTTGAGCGCGTCTCTCTAACTCCCGGTGTGGGGGAGGAGCAGCACACATCAACGCTTATCTGGTTTcataaacaccaacaacacattcttctACCTGCTCAAGCAGCCAATGCGTTCCTTTTATGTGTGGACGTTTCTTGTGAACACACTGCTGAAAGACAACCAGCTGCAGTTTGCTATCAATTGTGACTAAGTAACCTGAAGATAGACCAGTAATCATTCAGCGTCTGATTCTTTGCAAGCTTCTTACTTCTAGTCCCCTAAACAATCTAGGATTTAACTCGTCATGGACACCCAAAGGTTTGCAGAGCTCCCTCACCCTTTCTGTGAGCTGTTTTTATGATTGtgttcattaaaaacacaaaaggaaaACCAGCTCTAAGAGTCGGTCCCTGTCCACAGTGCTGAAACTCCTGCTAGCTTCACTACACATACAGGCTCTTAGAAAAGCTGGGAGTGAAGGGATTCTCATCAGACCCACCAAGGCTGTGCAGAACCCTCTTGCAATCTACTACATATGCAATTATCAAGGTACACCAATGCCCAAGGTGACGCCCAAAGTTcatcacctttacctgataGAACCCACTGTTGATATCAAGGGGAGCTGAACCAGTGTCAGTTTGCTAGGTGATGAATGTAAAATGTCATCAGTACAGCAGGAAGAAGACATACAGACAACCAGGAGTCTCTCATTTGGTCAAGAAGAGCCAGACTTGATCAGCAGCTGTTGAGCATTCATGACCAGGATTCCAATAAACTTTATTCAATTTCAGTGAAACGCAAGAACATTCTCTCTTAAAGAAGGTTAAgtcaaaacagtgaaaaataagCAGTTTGTCTTcgtctaaaatacattttgtaataCCCTGGAAAGACATGGCCATCGCTCAATAGTtagaactgtcttttttttctttaattcaagaacaataaacattataaaagcTAGTAactaaaagaaaagagaaaggaacacaagaaaaacacaacagaggATGAGATCATTGGAGGAGCCAACCTGGAATGTCTCTACAATCATTAAGGTACATATAATGATGTTATTTTGAAATAGAGCCCTTAATAAATGCACTGCAGCTATTATAACCTGAGATGTCAGCAAATAAGTCATTCAGTTTAGGCCAGATCTTCAAGAATGAGCTTTATCTAGAGAAATTTAAAACAATCTGACTCCCTGGTCTTACAGAATCTAAATCAACTCCAACACTGCTGACTGAGGTACCTTCATTCTTGGACCTCCTGATCGTCCAGTGTACTCCTCAGAAGTTCTACATTTTCTCAAATTGAACCTGAGAATATGTGCACGAATCAAATCTTTCGGCTGTCCTCTTCTTCAGGCATTTTCCAGCACCACTCGGGACGTCCAATAAAGCAGAGCAAACATCTTCTCCAACCTGCAGTTATTTTAAAGATATCTGTGCTTCAGACTAGAtccatgaaataaatgaactgttttgagTCGACTGAACTTAGATAGCAGTTTAATATGAAAGGtgctttgtttacgtctcatACCTCATCATGTTTTCTCATGCTGATATTCCTTTGCTGGTCTGCTTCATGATCAGCTGTTATGGTTGGGAGGGACACGACATCATCCTCATTATTTATTAAGATGTGCAGTGATTTAGAAACATTCTGCCGTTCTTCGTTCATTCGCAGAGTTGACTTTGATTCACTtacaaatatgaacaaacattcTTGATATTAGATATTACTCCCTGTCAGAGAGAGTCAACGTACCTTTAGTTCTGGTGGTGCAGATGCAGTACACACAGATGGAGGAGACCACTGATAAGAGAAGAacacacacaggacacacactgaccagcagCTTCCAGCAGACACTACAGTCTGATACaggaggggtggagggggttTCGGAGAGATTGGCAGAAGGAACCGTTGTGTCTGAAATAATTAAGAAAATAGAACTGGATTCAATGAGTCAGCAGAACTTAACCTTCATTATTTGCTGTCCTAGGTGAAGTTTTACTCTGAACACAACGTTCTTGATGTTTCATGGCTTTAAATTTTGCACAAAGACCAGGTCACAAGAATCAGAAGGTCAGAATGACTCAACTCACCCTGGAAAGAGAGGAAAGTGGTTCTGTTCCCATCATGATAAATATCCTCTTTTACTCTTTCTCCATTCTTATTTCTAGAAAACTTGGTCTCATGTAGAGCGCAGTAGTACAAGCCAAGTTCTGATCCAGTGATGTTCTTCACCAACAGATCGTATGTCAACTTGGACTTGTTCCAAACATGAGAGTAATGTGGAAGTGTCGAGTGCTCAGTTAAATGAAAGAGAGGAGGTTGATGCTCGTGTGAGGGTTTTATCACCCATACTATTTTAAATCCACTCTGCCGAGCACAGTCACAGTAGATGGTGACATCGTCTCCTGGTTTGACTCTCATCTCCACAACTATTCCAGAGATGCTGGAGATCAAAACACCTGGAACACAAAATCAAACACCAGATTAAACAAATATCTCAGTAACTAATAAGTTCTGATGGCACTAGAACGTCACAAAGTCCACGATGAGATGAACAAAGTTTACTTACACATTAGAGTGATGAGCACAGCTCTTGATCTCTCCATCTCAGAGACTGAAGCTGGGGGCTGACAATGGTGAGAGTCTTTGAAGCGGATGTCTGTGCCTGAGATCTGATTGGTCCACGTCAATGGAACCTTTCTGTTGTCGATTCCGTCTCAGCATAGCGGTTAGACGTGTTCAGACAGCCCACCAATGAGAGACGTGCAAACTGATCACATGCTTCCTGACTGGTCACTTCTTAAGACAGTGGTCTTTGATTTAGACGTGTGATCAACCTCATTTTTCCACTCTCTCATTTCTTTGACTGGGCGTTTTGGTTTAGGCTAACAGTCAAGCAATGTCCAATAAAGTAAAGAAGATTGAAACCAGACTAAATAAATGATGAGCACATCTTTCAGTCAGACTACACATGTTTAGGCCTCTAAGTGCACAACAGAAGTCCTGGAAGTGCTTGAGTTTTCCTTACTTTAACACATCTGGTCCATCATCTGGCTGGAAGAGCTAACTGTCAAACTAGCTAAACCCAATGAAGTATAGCACATATAGCACTGAACTCAGAGACCACCGTttattgaatttccagtcaaatttgGAGCGACTGGTTTAGGATTACTTGCAACCAACTTCCACGCCTTGGAGGTGGGAAAATGTATCCCTCCAGATTTCttggagaaactgaaagtgagtctcctgaaaagaacagaagctgtaataaaggcagataACAGTCTCCATAGATACTGAAAACGTTGATATATTTAGGTTGGAGTTTTCTGTGTGAGGTTCTGTGgaagtgttttttattattagtagtagtaaaatAATCCAAATTAGCAGATCAGTGATATCAGTAATTTCCAACCTCTTGTTCTCAAGGTGTGAAACTGAACACTTGAACATTTTACACTGACTGTGTGAGAGTTACTGGTTAAAAGTCAGTCTCAATGTTAAGAACAGAGAAGTGTCAGCAGATCAGAGATCAGTTAGTTAAGGTAATCAGtgtggaggggtctgaaatggCCTGATCTGCAGGGTCTCTCTGTGGGTTTCCTGTATCTGCATGTATAAACTTTGATGCTGCAGAGCTCTGAGTATCTGAGCGAGCTCATATGGTGGAGGGAAGTGAATCTTCACCCTTAtgtgtttatctgatgtggCCATCAACAGCTCTGTTTCCATTCCAGTCTAAACTGAGCAGGTGTGTGTTGGAGTGAGTGTAAGTGTAGTAAGGAGGCGTTGGCCAAAACACCAACGCGCCCATCGTTACATTTATTAGAGTTGGataatgtacactgctcaaaaaaaaagggaaccctcaaataacacatcctagatctgaatgaatgaaataatctcattgaatactttgttctgtacaaagttgaatgtgctgacaacaaaatcataaaaatcatcaatggaaatcaaatgtattaactaATGGAGTcccacacaaaattaaagtggaaaaacacacgacaggctgatccaactttgatgtaatgtccttaaaacaagtcaaaatgaggctcagtattttgtgtggcctccacgtccctgtatgacctccctacaacgcctgggcatgctcctgatgaggtggcggatggtctcctgagggatctcctcccagacctggactaaagcatccgccagctcctggacagtctgtggtgcaacgtggcattggtggatggagcgagacatgatgtcccagatgtgctcaatcggattctggtctggggaacggacgggccagtccatagcttcaatgctttcatcttgcaggaactgctgacacactccagccacatgaggtctagcattgtcctgcattaggaagaacccagggccaaccgcaccagcatatggtctcagaaggggtctgaggatctcatctcggtacctaatggcagtcaggctacctctggcaagcacatggagggctgtgcggccttccaaagaaatgccaccccacaccattactgacccactgccaaaccggtcatgctgaaggatgttgcaggcagcagatcgctctccacggcgtctccagactctgtcacatctgtcacatgtgctcagtctGAACTTGCTTTcgtctgtgaagagcacagggcggcagtggcgaatttgccaatcctggtgttctctggcaaatgccaagcgtcctgcacggtgttgggctgtgggcacaacccccatctgtggacgtcgggccctcataccatcctcatggagtcggtttctaaccatttgtgcagacacatgcacatttgtgtcctgctggaggtcattttgcagggctctggcagtgctcctcctgttcctccttgcacaaagacagatgtagtggtcctgctgctgggttgttgccctcctacggcctcctccatgtctcctggtgtactggcttgtctcctggtagcgcctccagcctctggacactacgctgacagacactgcaaaccttcttgccacagctcgcattgatgtgccatcctggatgagctgcactacctgagccactcgtgtgggttgtagagtccgtctcatgctaccatgagtgtgaaagcaccaccaacattcaaaagtgaccaaaacatcagccagaaagcagaaaggtactgagaagtggtccgtggtcccacctgcagaaccactcctttattgagtgtgtcttgctaattgccaataatttccacctgttgtctgttccatttccacaacagctgtgaaattgattgtcaatcagtgttgcttcctaagtggacagtttgatttcacagaagtttgatttacttggagttatattgtgttgtttaagtgttccctttatttttttgagcagtgtataaataGTCTGGATAATGATGGAGGTTATTGTTCCCAGTTCATTCTGTTCTAATTGAGATTCAGGGGTAGGCCGTCATAAACAGCTGCCTGAAAAAGGTAAACAAGCCATCACAGTGCCTGAGCTGTATGTAGAGTTCACCAGTCACAGATGCCTCcatgatgtgtgtgtctgtggtgcaGTAAACAAACTACCTTCTGAGGTTCGGTATTAACCCAGCAGTTTCATTATTGTCACCgagattttattaaaaataacaatgttGCTTCAGGTTTAATAGCAGCAGAATGATCACTCACATGCTGCTTACTCACACGGAGATCAAAAGAACATGAGACACGTTTAAACAGATCCCAGGTCAGTTTCTCCTCTTCAAGCAGGCCTGAAAGTTGTATCTGAGCAGCACAGAGCAGATGTGAGGTCAGTCAGTAAAGACAGTCAGTGAACAGTGGTCTGATGTGCTCTGAGCTGCAGGGCCTCATTGTGGGTTTCCTGTTTTAGAGTGGCTGATGTTGCTGCTCTTGATCTCTCatggttgggggtgggggggtgtctGGGTGGGGGTTAACTGCACTGTTCATCAGATAAAGTGATCTGCACATGGGTGTAAGtgtactttactgtattttagAGACTTCTCAGATGGTCAAAGTTGCCCCATGgctaataatataaaatagaaatatactGACTTTTTACGTGTAAATGGTATTTTTGGTTTCCTACCAGTTACTGCAAGTTTGTGATTTGTATTTCTGGAAGTATAAGAGAGcagcagtggctgcatgttaAAATGAGTGTATATCCCATGCACAGGCCAAGGTTCCTACATGTTCGTAGCCTTTTGCTTTCCCTGTCATTCATACAGCTCATGGATTATTATCACAGTAGAGGCTCCTGAGGGGATTTGGAGCTCCAAGTTGTTGCTTTTGCTTCTctgctcattgatttattcGTTTCCAGCTACCACTAGACCTGTGTGGTCTCCAAATGATTGATTTCACCAGTgtaagtgtttttctttctctctctaatgtTGTTtcacactgtatgtgtgtagatGAAAAAATTAATTGAACTGAACTTTAACTTTAGAGTAAACTTGTAAATCAAATCCCAAGTCGGTTTCTCCACTTTAAACAGGCCTGAAAGTTGTATTGACAGATATGAGATCAGTCAGTAAAGACCCTCTGATCTGCCTGAGCTGCAGGGTCTCATTGTGGGTTTCCTGTTTTAGTGCGTCTCTCTAACTCTCAGTGTGGGGGAGGAGCAGcacacatcactgtttatttgattcCACCCTGATCaaccacacattttcacaccTGCTTAAACAGCCAATACGCTCTTTATCTGTGGAAGTTTCTTGTGAACACGATTAGAAATACACTGCTAAAATACAACCAGCTGCAGTTTTCTCTCAGTTCTAACTAGGAAAGTAAGCTGAAGGCTGGTCAGTAAGCATCCAGAGTCTACTTCTTTAAATGACTCACTCCTGTAGCCTCCAAATGATCTAGTACTCAGCCCAAGTCATAAACAGGTAAAGACGCACAGAgctccctcactctttctgtgAGTTACTTTGGGTTTGAGAAAAGCACAAAAGCTAAATCAGCTCTAAGAGCCAGTCCCTGTCCACAGTGCTGAAACTCCTGCTAGCTTCATTACCAATCCATCAACCTTTAAGAGCTATGCGTGAAGTGATTGTCATACCGGTGGGCTGAGCAGAACCCTCTGGCAATCTACTACATAGGCAATCATCTAGCATGTCTGAGGAATCCCAAAGAACATCATACCCATGATGTACCCATTGGTGAATAAGATGTTGGGCAAGTGTTGCCTTCCAGCACCCACTGTAAAGATCAAGGGGAGATGAACCACTGTGAGTTTGCCAGGTGATGGATGTTAAAATGTTATCAGTGCAGCAGGTAGAAGTCGTTCCTGATGGTGATATGAAGACGTCAGTACTGCACACAGAACTTCAGGAGTTTCTCGTGTGGTCAAGAGGAGCCAGACTTGCTCACTAGCTGTTGGTTGGCTTGAGGAGCTGCTCTGTCATTGATGGTTTATCCCCTTATCCTCTAGGCAAGTTATTGTCATATTGATTCTAAGGTTTATTGTTCCTCAACTGCTATCAATTATTCACTATCTACTTGGAAACTTTCAAAGAACATGATTTACCCTCGTTTTTCCCCAAGGAGTGTACACTAAAGCTAGCATATGactagtggttggttagtgtagtgggtaacacctctgccttctacgctgtagactggggttcaatcccccacctgggtaaacaccctacactatatcaataagagtccttgggcaagactcctaacacaaccttcaccttcctgtgtaacAGTAATCacattgtaagttgctctggataggAGCGTAAGCCAAATGCCGTAAGTGTTCAGTGTAAGTGACTCACACTTCATTCAGCGTTGATCACTAggattcaattcaactttattaaacttcagtgAAATATGAGAACATCCTCTCAAAGTCATCGTCAGCATGTGAAGACAAAAAGTCCAAAAATAAGcaatttgtctttgtttgaaATACATTTGTAATACCCTGGAAAGACATGGCTATCGCTCAACAGTTACGATGgttagttttttaaaaatcaagaaCATTAAATCGTTAAAAATCTACTAactgaaagaaaagacagaggaaCACAACAAAGGATGAAATCCCTGAGGAAGCCAATAAGCCAAAAAACTTGGGATGTAATCAATCAATCACATTCAGTAAAGTAGATAGATCATCAAGAACTGACTTTATCTAGACAAATTCAAAACAATCAACTCGCTCATCTCACTCTATTAAAACTAAGTCAGCTCCAAACTTCATGACTGAGGTACCTTCATTCTTGGACCTCCTGATCGTCCAGCGTACTCCTCAGAAGTTCTACATTTTCTCAAATTTTAACCTGAGAATATGTGCAGAAATCAGAGCTTTCAACTGTCCTCGTCTTCAGCCGTTTCTTATGACCACTTGGGACGTCCAGTGAAGCGTAGCAAACATCGTTTCCAACCTGCAGttattttgaagatattttTGCTTAAGACAATTAATATATAAAGTACATCcatcaaataaatgaactgttttgagTCAACTGTATTTAAATTGCTATATGATTATAGAATTTGTTTACGTCTCATACCTCATCATGTTTTCTCATGCTGATATTCCTTTGCTGGTCTGCTTCATGATCAGCTGTTATGGTTGGGAGGGACACGACATCATCCTCATTATTTATTAAGATGTGCAGTGATTTAGAAACATTCTGCCGTTCTTCGTTCATTCGCTGAGTTGACTTTGATTCACTtacaaatatgaacaaaatttCTTGATATTAGATATTACTCCCTGTCAGAGAGAGTCAACGTACCTTTAGTTCTGGTGGTGCAGATGCAGTACACACAGATGGAGGAGACCactgaggagaggagaacacacacaggacacacactgaccagcagCTTCCAGCAGACACTACAGTCTGATACaggaggggtggagggggttTCGGAGAGATTGGCACAAGGAACCGTTGTGTCTGAAATAAATAAGACAATAGAACTGGATTCAATGAGTCAGCAGAACTTCACCTTCATTATTTGCCGTCCTAGGTGAAGTTTTACTCTGAACACAACGTTCTTGATGTTTCATGGCTTTAAATTTTGCACAAAGACCAGATCACAAGAATCAGAAGGTCAAAATGACTAAACTTACCCTGGAAAGAGAGGAAAGTGGTTCTGTTCCCATCAAGATAAAGATCCTCTTTTACTCTTTCTCCCATCTCATTTCTAGAAAACTTGGTCTCATGTAGAGCGCAGTAGTACAAGCCAAGTTCTGATCCAGTGATGTTCTTCACCAGCAGATCCTATGTCAACTTGGACTTGTTCCAAACATGAGAGTAATGTGGAAGTGTCGAGTCCTCAGTTAAATGAAAGAGAGGAGGTTGATGCTCGTCTGAGGGTTTTATCACCCATACTATTTTAAATCCACTCTGTCGAGCACAGTCACAGTAGATGGTGACATCGTCTCCTGGTTTGACTCTCATCTCCACAACTATTCCAGAGATGCTGGAGATCAAAACACCTGGAACACAAAATCAAACACCAGATTAAACAAATATCTCAGTAACTAATAAGTTCTGATGGCACTAGAGCGTCACAAAGTCCACGATGAGATGAAGAAAGTTTACTTACACATTAGAGTGAGGAGCACAGCTCTTGATCTCTCCATCTCAGAGACTGAAGCTGGGGGCTGACAATGGTGAGAGTCTTTGAAGCGGATGTCTGTGCCTGAGATCTGATTGGTCCACGTCAATGGAACCTTTCTGTTGTCGATTCCGTCTCAGCATAGCGGTTAGACGTGTTCAGACAGCCCACCAATGAGAGACGTGCAAACTGATCACATGCTTCCTGACTGGTCACTTCTTAAGACAGTGGTCTTTGATTTAGACGTGTGATCAACCTCATTTTTCCACTCTCTCAGTTCTTTGACTGGGCGTGTTGGTTTAGGCTAACAGTCAAGCAATGTCCAATAAAGTAAAGAAGATTGAAACCAGACTAAATAAGTTATGAGCACATCTTTCAGTCAGACTACACATGTTTAGGCCTCTAAGTGCACAACAGAAGTCCTGGAAGTGCTTGAGTTTTCCTTACTTTAACACATCTGGTCCATCATCTGGTTGGAAGAGCTAACTGTCAAACTAGCTAAACCCAATGAAGTATAGCACATATAGCACTGAACTCAGAGACCACcgtttacttaatttccagtcaaatttgGAGCG
This Pygocentrus nattereri isolate fPygNat1 chromosome 22, fPygNat1.pri, whole genome shotgun sequence DNA region includes the following protein-coding sequences:
- the LOC108416819 gene encoding uncharacterized protein LOC108416819 yields the protein MERSRAVLITLMCVLISSISGIVVEMRVKPGDDVTIYCDCARQSGFKIVWVIKPSHEHQPPLFHLTEHSTLPHYSHVWNKSKLTYDLLVKNITGSELGLYYCALHETKFSRNKNGERVKEDIYHDGNRTTFLSFQDTTVPSANLSETPSTPPVSDCSVCWKLLVSVCPVCVLLLSVVSSICVYCICTTRTKADHEADQQRNISMRKHDEV